TAGCACTATTATTTAACTGAACGTAGTTTAACAATCAAGCAGTTCTCTGGCATGCAAAATAAGCATACTCCAAGGTGCAATGGACATGTGCTCATGATTTTTCCTTATCCTTTGTGTCGGGATGGGTTTGATCAGTAAAAATATAGTGAATttctgaaatttgaaaatatttttgtctcaCTAATGTGTTAAACTAAATAGAAGTTCTTCAGTTTGATTTTACTTTAATGCTCGTCTTGGAAGCTTAAAGAGTTGGTTGAAGTTCTcatttctttggttttttttccctcctATGCTCTATTCAATTAACTTTTGCACATTTCTTGTAAGAGAAAATTACTTTTGCACTTTGCTATCCTTCTGATGAACACTTTTCCAGGGGCATCTTGAGACCAGCAATGAACATGAAGAATCTTCTTATATTGAACGATGTAATTCCATACACCCTTTTCAAGtctaatatattagtaattgatcttaattttgtaataatatctataattttcatttatgtCATTAGAATGCTCAGAATTGCCTTGCCAGTTGCAGAATAGAGACCGTTGATAAGGAAACTGCTCAAAATCTTGTACCCAAGTTATGTATGCCATTTGAATCAGCCTTCTATATGCCTGAAGCTGTAAATATCCATCCCCAACGCTATCTCCAGGTCTGAAGAATTAAGCCTTTGATTATATTTTCCTtctaggaatatatatatatatatttttttttttatctttataccATCTTAAGTCCTCATTGTCATTTTGTTAGGCACTCTTCTTAGCATGTGAAAATTTGGCGAAAGAATTAACAACTTCTGgctttggagagagagagttatgtTTGCATAAGAAATCTATTCACAAACTTCTCGACTTTGAAGGTAATCACTCAAACTTCCATTTCAATCTTTTTAGGCTCTTTTCATGTGTTGATTGACATGTAGGTTTCTGATACATAGCAGTAATGCCGCTAGAAATATACAGCTGATTAACATGGAAAATTCTATAGAACAGCTGTCTTTGATAAGCTCAATCTTCAATATACAAACATTCTCTCTCAtaagacctataaaaaaaaataaaaaattctctctcACAAATCTTATCACTGTCTCCCTGTTTTATTCTCATACAATCTGCTGTATGTGGTGCATGTATCATATCCTTGTCCAATGTCCTTGTTAATGCAACATGCTATGTTtgggaataataaaaaatgaagtatCATGTATAAAAGGCAATTTCACTTGCTGATTGGACAAGATATCTTATTGAATCTGACAGCAAATGATACCTCTGTATGAAGGTAGGCTTTGGCACTGAAGGAGACTGACTTGATTAGTTTTTGAGGACTCAGCAACTAGATTTTCTTATTCACATTTTTCACTTGTAATCATCTAAATGTAGAACTACCTAAAATGGTGACTACAGTCTTCCCCTAAAATCTGTCTCAACAAAGTTAAATAGCTTGGGAAAGGTATCCTCTAACCAGTTTATTCCCCATAATATTGAATCCTGAACATGTGAACTGAGCACAGTTAATTGAACTAGATAAACTCAGATAAACCTATATTAAACATCAAATTTCTGTTTCAAGTGACTAATCCTGGTGGAATCTCATTATTTACAAGCATACTTTGGTTTAGAGGATTTATCTCTACATTTAGTGGTTAATGGGTATTGAATTTGTCTTTAGGGGAATATGATGCGGTGATAGTATGTCTAGGTGCCAAAGCAGATTTGCTTCCAGAGCTCGCAGGGAAGCTTCCTTTGAGGACTTGCAGGGGTGTTGTTGCTCACATGTTACTGCCTGCTGATATGGGGTAAAAGTTATCTTATGTCTTGTATATTCTGCCAGTGTTTCAAATTATATGAGCCCCATCGGTTTGGATAACTCAATTGTGGTACCaccaaaaaaatcatatttcacAACATTAACAGGACCGTATAATGGATTTCTGAATATTTTGATCCTTTTCACCCCCCCTTTAGTGTGTACTGTGCTCTGTATGAATTACTATAGACACAAACATGAATTGCATTGCCAATTTGGCATTCAAATGCTTTCCTCAAACTTTTTGCTCTTTGTGCAACACTCATTTTCTTGAACACCGTCTTCCAGAGAAGATTATCCAGACCATAGCCCCTCAATACTGTCAGATGCATGGCTTGCCTTCCAGGGGCCCCGTAGTTTATATATGGGCTCAACATGGGAATGGAAGTCAAGAGACTCCTCACCAAATGTCTCAGATTATGAATCCTCAAGTGCTCTTGAAGACCTCATACCAAAGGCCTCTTTGgtttatccatctataaaggaTTGGGCTTTCAGTGGAGCAAGAGCTGGTCTGAGGGCAATGCCACCTCTCACGCCGCATGGATCACTTCCGCTGTTGGGTTGTGTCAATGATGTTCTCGGTGGAAATCGTACTTGTAATTACTGGTTATTTGGAGGACTTGGTTCAAGGGGATTGTTCTACCATGGTTGGCTTGGAAAACTGACTGCACAGGCGGTGCTGTCCTCCAATGAAGAATTGATTCCATATGAACTAACCTCCTGGAAGAGAATAAAGCAGTGATTCAATGTTAGCACTTATCTGAAGCATTCAAATGGGTAGAACTTTGCTACTGCCTACTGGAAATTTGGATTGCAGTATTTTGCTCGTCTTGTGCTCTCTTTGTGGGAGGGTAAGAAGATGAGCAATTTCTTTTCAGATTCGCTTTCTAATCATCCAGGAGCTGACAGCACCCAAAAATGAAAAGcgattcttttgttttgtgaagTAAAGTCCGAGCGAGGCAGATGAGCTGAAATTCACCCATTTCTTCACACAAGACTCGGGAGTGGTGGCACACCTCCTTGTGACATGGGACCACAACCATTTATAcaaccatgttttaaaatgatgatatttatgtaaagtgatgttatttttataagttattttacaaaaatatccttaatttaaaacatagttataaaaagttataaaaaaatattgaatatgtATCATTTTCCAAGATCAATAACCCAAACCAAGAAACCCTTCTGTTGTATCGTTAATCTATTCCCACATCACTGTAATTTTCCTCTTGGGAAGGGATCCGGTACCCCTCACAGGCCATTAGATTCTTTTCTCTTCTGCCCTTCTCCCCTTCCCCtttacatgatgcatgtaagATCGAAATAGAAATATTCGACTCCTGAGTTCAGAACTTTCTTATTTGCTTATTAATGTCAGTGACCAAATCACCCCCCAAAACGCACACGTTCATACAGCGAGTAGAGATGGATTACCTTGGATGAGAAGAAACAGACTAATAGCTACAGAGTAAACCAATCGACTTCAAGATTTGATATGATTGGAGGTGAAATTCTCAAACATTATTGTGGTAAGAACAAATTTCAGGAGCAGAAGATAACATAATTAAGACAAGACGATATGGTTTCATAGGCAGCCATTACTCATGATAGTACATCTCCACAAGCAactttgttttttaataaaaaaaaaaatggtcctAACATTTGAAGTCGCTATGCCTAACAAAACAGCTTCTTGTCGGTTTACAACAGAAGTTCAAGCTACAACACTCTTCTCATGTTTAAGCTAGCTAATAACATCTAGTATGAGAACACTAGAGCAGAAAGAAACTGAGGTTCTTAGCTCGATGTCCACATATAAACCTGACCTCCACTTGTGGCTCCTGCAAGCACCCCAACATTGTAAGGGTGTGCATCAAACCTGCATGGAATTGCTGACATGTGTGGGCTTTGTAAAGTGAATATTGTTCTTCTCTGAGCTGGGGAGATAACATCAACTCCTCTTTTCATGTTGCCGATGAAGACATATGAATCATCCCATCCCCATATTGCTCTGCCCCCACATAAAGAGCAGAAGTTAAAATCTTCTTATTCTTACAATTGCAAGATCAGCATTAATTTGTCCGCAATAATTGGCCACATAAAGAACATCAAGtacatggttaaaaaaaaaagaagcctaGTCAGCATCTAATAATCTTGCAAAATTCATACCTGAAAGAAGAAATCCATCTGCCTGTCTGGTTATAATGTTTAATCATTGAATTATCATCGAAATTAGCTCCACTCAGTATACCAACTGTGTCGTCCATGCTACATGAAGACAATCGAAAATTAATTTCGACGGTTAACATCCATCCGTATACAATTCTATTTGAGCTACCTTGGCACCATATGCATGCTTTGGATTCTAAACAACATAGCCAACCCTATCATGCCATAGTGACGAGTACAGCAGAAAGGAGCTTATAAGCAATATATTAAAACTAGCCTTATCTAATGTGTGTTACCTAACCACAGGAAGTTGATAGCTAGAAATCCCAGACACCACTCCATTAGCACTATAAAACAACGGGATAATACGAGAGCTTCTTCTGCGAGTACTTTATGAAGTAATGAACACAATGAACGTTTCAATAACTTCGGAAAATGCTTTGGGATAAATAGCATGTTTTCTTCAGTAAATTGAAACTAGTTATGAAACTAAATGAATCAGAATGCTAAAATAGTATTGAATGAAACCAACATAATATTTCTCGGAAGTGGTGAGGTATTTCATTCAAAGTCGAAGGATTGATACAACAATATGTACCTTGTTGTCGCTAGGGAGCATCCAGAGGGTGAGAAATAAGCAGAATGCACAGCCCTTTTATGCCTTACTTCCTTCAGAGATTTGGGCTTATCTGCACCAATACTTCGCAAATCCCATATACAGGCAGTTCCATCTGAGGAACTAGTAGCCATGATGTTGAAGTTCTCCGAGTTAAAATCTATGGTGTTAATCCTACTTTCATGCAAATTCCACTGGGCTGAACACTTCCCGACCCTATCATCCCAAATATTCAAACCTCCGGGACCCTCACTAAAATACAAACACTTGGCGTCGTCTGACCTTTGAGATAGAGAATATATGGTATCATCAGTAGAATATACCAGATCAAATACCTCCTTCTCAGCATCCATTAGTCGGATAAATCCATCATAACAACTGGTAAAGATCTGCACTTCATTTCAACAAGTATAATTCAGCTCAATTTACATGAAACTAAACACACTATAGAGTTTATGAGCATGTAATTGGGAAGACACAGCTAGAGTATAATGACAATGTACAGGAACTACCGCAAGACTATTGCTTTGTACAATCCAGAGCAGATCACTCAACACAAAAATACAGACCAAACAGATTCTGCATTCGTTATTCCAATTCAAGGGACTCAGGGACTCCTAGAACATGGACAACCTCATTAACCCCTCTCAAGTATGCAGAATTTAAGTAGAATCATTTATCTCAATGAAATccaatatgaataaaaataaatgcatttGTTCAGAATGTTTACAACCACAAAACATTCACATTCAATCCAGAGATTCTAAATATTTCTGGGCAATCAATTATAAACCATAGCGAACATTTCAGTATTAGTCAtgcaatattcaaatatatatcaCCTT
This is a stretch of genomic DNA from Carya illinoinensis cultivar Pawnee chromosome 15, C.illinoinensisPawnee_v1, whole genome shotgun sequence. It encodes these proteins:
- the LOC122296024 gene encoding uncharacterized protein LOC122296024 isoform X1, coding for MLLSPSSLCYCHALHTSRGTSSVSLSQRPLRLAVLGAGFAGLSVAWHLLQESPKDLRLRIDIYDEVGIGGGASGVSGGLLHPYSPKGKLLLWGADCWKECLKLLSIAEAAVGQNSYGFIVRRRGILRPAMNMKNLLILNDNAQNCLASCRIETVDKETAQNLVPKLCMPFESAFYMPEAVNIHPQRYLQALFLACENLAKELTTSGFGERELCLHKKSIHKLLDFEGEYDAVIVCLGAKADLLPELAGKLPLRTCRGVVAHMLLPADMGEDYPDHSPSILSDAWLAFQGPRSLYMGSTWEWKSRDSSPNVSDYESSSALEDLIPKASLVYPSIKDWAFSGARAGLRAMPPLTPHGSLPLLGCVNDVLGGNRTCNYWLFGGLGSRGLFYHGWLGKLTAQAVLSSNEELIPYELTSWKRIKQ
- the LOC122296024 gene encoding uncharacterized protein LOC122296024 isoform X2, coding for MLLSPSSLCYCHALHTSRGTSSVSLSQRPLRLAVLGAGFAGLSVAWHLLQESPKDLRLRIDIYDEVGIGGGASGVSGGLLHPYSPKGKLLLWGADCWKECLKLLSIAEAAVGQNSYGFIVRRRGILRPAMNMKNLLILNDNAQNCLASCRIETVDKETAQNLVPKLCMPFESAFYMPEAVNIHPQRYLQALFLACENLAKELTTSGFGERELCLHKKSIHKLLDFEGAKADLLPELAGKLPLRTCRGVVAHMLLPADMGEDYPDHSPSILSDAWLAFQGPRSLYMGSTWEWKSRDSSPNVSDYESSSALEDLIPKASLVYPSIKDWAFSGARAGLRAMPPLTPHGSLPLLGCVNDVLGGNRTCNYWLFGGLGSRGLFYHGWLGKLTAQAVLSSNEELIPYELTSWKRIKQ
- the LOC122296023 gene encoding WD repeat-containing protein 76, whose amino-acid sequence is MESSQQLTEYELKRLDNIRRNDQLMASLKIHSKVAELSAASKRQRVGIKSYKVSPEKKPKTEAPIVIRRSLRTRGMPPDHSDSKGLSDIVEATDKVVKSPTSSKPSPRALGPLSVRDAYRGTGSDKLLIERIMEVSKKEDKKFGDKNGGDLMEGVRESGSCLELESLSLDPENIARVVPGRILNVRFFPCSDRRIIVVGNKFGNVGFWDVDSGVQEEDGVYLYHPHPGPVSGISIHKHSLPKIFTSCYDGFIRLMDAEKEVFDLVYSTDDTIYSLSQRSDDAKCLYFSEGPGGLNIWDDRVGKCSAQWNLHESRINTIDFNSENFNIMATSSSDGTACIWDLRSIGADKPKSLKEVRHKRAVHSAYFSPSGCSLATTSMDDTVGILSGANFDDNSMIKHYNQTGRWISSFRAIWGWDDSYVFIGNMKRGVDVISPAQRRTIFTLQSPHMSAIPCRFDAHPYNVGVLAGATSGGQVYMWTSS